The following coding sequences are from one Culex quinquefasciatus strain JHB chromosome 1, VPISU_Cqui_1.0_pri_paternal, whole genome shotgun sequence window:
- the LOC6044503 gene encoding solute carrier family 12 member 1, producing MAIGILAGDITSGDLKDPSKAIPGAISVIILTSISSVGTAIVADVTVVIDATGNVSELANGSWIYADCAPEKYEYGLHNSFQVMELVSGPIIYAVYAEKGFSAVSRIGKL from the coding sequence ATGGCCATTGGCATTCTGGCCGGTGATATCACCAGCGGAGACCTAAAGGACCCCTCGAAGGCGATCCCAGGCGCAATCTCGGTCATCATCCTGACGTCGATTTCGTCCGTCGGAACGGCAATTGTGGCCGATGTTACTGTGGTGATTGACGCCACCGGAAATGTTTCGGAATTGGCCAACGGGTCGTGGATCTATGCCGATTGTGCCCCGGAGAAGTACGAGTACGGATTACACAACTCGTTCCAGGTCATGGAGTTGGTATCTGGTCCAATCATCTACGCCGTGTACGCCGAAAAGGGTTTCTCTGCTGTCAGCAGAATCGGCAAACTTTGA